The following is a genomic window from Xiphophorus couchianus chromosome 5, X_couchianus-1.0, whole genome shotgun sequence.
AGTATTATCATAAATCTAGGGAGagtgtatgtttattttaactgtacaTATTTCCATGTCAGATGATAACTACATTGAGCAGTTTATGGCTCTTCTGTCCTCACTTGCACACATGACCAATGAACAAACAATATACACCCGGAGAACAGACCTCAACTATTCACCAAAGGTTAGTGATACACCATGAAATTAGGGTATATTTAAAATGCTCTATGACCTTTCCAGATAAACTTAACATGACCTGCTCTAAACTTTGAATGCACATGTCcaacttttcagtgttttggtaCGTTTTGCACAACTCGTTGTTCTCTAgcaagtccagacctaaatcctatTTAGAATGTGTGAACACATACTCTTCAGGCATGTGCCTTTTTGTTTATATGGTGACATATCAGTGGGAGGAGGATTTTTGGCATACCAGTCCACAAGGCTCCACAGTGTTTCCCTTAACAATGCCAGTCAGCATAGtttgtttccatggtgataTTCTTAATTGACAAGAGTCTGGTTTTGTTTCCTCATAACAGCACCTGAATGCGATTTAGTTTTGAGCTGAACATCATGTTGGACTTTTATGTGACCTATTTTATACCCTGTATTGATGCCCTCCAGTGTCTGTAttaatgtgaatgttttctgtctgttagCAGGGTCCTCCTATGATATTTAAcactaataaatatttaaagacttGCTATCCGGTGTCAGGTATGCTGTATGGATTGATCTTCTTTCAGGTCTGGTTTTATAAAGCCACATCCTGCATAAGCAGGATGTGGCTTTATAGGTTGCCGCCATAAGCGGCCGACAGCTCTGGTTTCGGTTTCTTGCAATCCATCAATCCTGAGAGGCGGGATTCACTGGTCGCaggacagacaggacaaacaaccatgcacacacacgctcacacctaaggagaatttaaccaattaacctgacagccCGAGTACCCagagagtacccagagagaacccaagCATGAGCATGCActccccgggccgggaatcaaacccaggaccttcttgctgcaaggcaataatgctaccaactgcgccactgtgcagcccggtTTCCTGCAATATGGaaccattttttaaacttgaaaaacaacatatagAAGTTATAGAAGACAATCTAAACATAGGTGAACGTGAATTTttgaatattcttttttttctgtttaggcGGAGACTTTTGCAGCCCAAGAGTTACACATGAAATAACCTAATAGTTATCAGGTGGTGAGGAAAAACATCTCCAGACTGAATGAATGTTAGTCCTACCAAACCTAATTAGGTTTTAGGAACAAAATGATGTGTTTTTCACCTATTTTTTCAGCcttcactgcagctttaacaggAAGAGGTCTTCCTGCATTTGGCCCCATATTGAAGGCAGCTCTGGAGTTGTTTTTgcgaaacatgcaaaaataatgtaaaaccgAAAATCAAATGAGTTACtcctaatttatttatattttattttattttctcagactTCAATCATGAAGACTCTAAAATGACTGATAAACTCAGGGAATAAACCTATGTGTGTATGCATGCAGTACCTCACCCAAATATTCATGCTAcaaatcattttgcattttctttggattcttttttaaaaatatatatagttttatgTCAGACCAGCACAAAGAAGCGCACAGTGGTGAAATGTTTGGGAGACCATAAATGGTTTGCAAAATTTTGCTCAagtaataatctgaaaagtttagCATGCTTTTGCTCCCTCCCCCTCAGCTCCCTCTAACATACAACCCAGTGCCCTCACTGGTCTGTACAGAGGTCAACTAATGGTTAAATAAAGCCCAGCTGGGAGTAAATATCATCAGTATTAATGCAGGGACTCCGTGAAGCTCTCCTGAGGTTTGTTTGAGAACATTgccaaacaaaatcaacagattgcatcattttatttcaagttcacGATTATACACTAGCTACTTTGTGCATAATGTAAAATCACATCAAAAGGTTTGGTGACGGGAGAGTATGTGAGAAATAACAAAGgaattttgttatttgttattttgttatatataaaaaacaattttatatataccacagttcttattttttaaattaacattttattaaaaacatttaaaaaaaataaatacttaataatCCAGCCACCAGTTGTCATCAtgtccatctccagctgttATTGGGAAAGTTCACTCTGGAAAGTTCTCCAGATCATCACAGAACAACACAGCCagaggacaaacaaccatgcacacacactcagaacacacacacttaaCTGGACAGAAGGcacatggaaaaaaacaaaaaaaactttaaaagagctCCAGAAAACTTTCAAATGTGAAATGATGGTTCTATGACAACcgtatttcccagaatgcttttAGAAGAAGCCGCGTGGCGTCATGGGACGCACCGGGGTGTGGTCAGCGCACTACAGAGTTTGTTAGTGGTTTCCTCCTGCCGtccttctctcctctctgccGGCTGCGCTCGGAGCTTCTCCCGACGGCTACATCTCAGCGGTAAGTCCCGCTCACATCCGGTTCAGATCCGCCTCAGCTGGGCAACTTTAGGAAAACTTTCTGCGCATCTGCAGTGAGGCAGGGACAGGAAAAGTACCTGTGAGGATTtaatggagaagaaaaaaggaaaggttAACAGCTGCCTGACCGCAGAGCAGACAGAGCAGGAAACTCGGTTAAAGCTGGTCGAATCTATTTTTTAATGGATGTTCAGGTCAAAGTTTTGATTAACGttcctgtttctctgcagaTCATCTTGAAAAACCTCCCAAGATCTTCAAAATGGTAAGTTCTTTCATTACAGCTATGACTAACGTCAAAAAGGAATTCtgggaatatatatataaaaaagtatgGAATTAGAGTCTGGAATTAAATCCGTTATTTATGCAAATATGTGACTCCTCGATTTTTAATCCGTCTGAACTTGTGGCCACGCCCACCAACTCCTTACTATGTGATCTTTAGCTTTTCCTCTGTTTGcactcagatgtttttttgttttttttaactagacTAGCTGTCTAAACTTTAATTATCGTGTTTTAAACCAAATCATGTGGCagtgatttcagtttttctaaatGAGTAAAACATGTTGAGTCGGTATTTTATTGGCTTCTTGCAACTGTGTTGAATTtgaatgaatatatatttttagccaCATTAATGTTTCAAATCTTTCAAGTTTGATCAGGTTTGGGGTGTACTGAAGGGCGTGTTCAGCACACAGACAGCTTTCGTTTGGGGAAGTTTGGTGTATGACTCACTGTGGGCTCTGTTTCCACTGGGTGGGGCCCTGGATCCCTCTCTGCTCTTTAATGCGCTCATTTCTGCCTCCCCTCCTTCTCTTAAAGGCAGATCAGCCGTGTTTCTCCTCACCAGGGTGGAGTTTGTATCAACGTTCCAATAAAACAGCCAAATTAAGGCATTCAGATTTAATAATCCGACGGGAGGATGTCTTTTATGATGCTTCAGTCTCTCGGCTGAAACTGAATCCAGATGTTTCATTGGGTTTTCAAAGCTTTCACActttgatataaatattttttcatgtttcaagttgagacattttaagataaagaaaactttcatttaagtacatttatttagtggagggaaaaataaatctaaaactaCAAAATAGATGTTTTCAACGTGGATGTTTTCAACATCCATTTTGTGTGCTTTAATTTCCACTCCACCTGTTTAAGTTGCTCGGTGTGTCTGCGAAACTTTATTTAGCAATACACCACTTCCTGCTTTCTCTGGCTGTAAATAGGACATGGCAGATAATTTAAAAGGGTGAAAACAAATCATGTTATTCGAGAAAGGCAGATGTGCACTGGAATTCAAAAGTcaggaaatgacaaaagaaaacagtaactgtataaaaatagttttaaacaCGCAGCCAGATAGAAACAGAACTTAACAGAGTTTTGCTTGTTGTTGGAGGACTGCAGCAGAGAGGGGCATCTTGTCGGGTCACCATAGCAACCTTCAGGAGTGATTTCTATGGCGACCGGTTGTTTGGAAGGGATGCAGGAAAGAGTTGCTGACCTACCACCACAAACTCAGAAGTGTGGAGTTTGTGAATACCAACTGGACTTTTAACTTTCAGCTTCTGTCAAATGAGACTAAAGCTGAACCTTTTAAATGCCTTTAGCAAACAAACACTGCATACAGGTGAAGAGAGTATAtcattatgaaatattttaaatcaaagatatgtttttcattatttaaatcaTTGCACTTTCAAGTTACATTTTTCTGCCTAACAGACAGGCTTACTTTCAATATTTAAATGGCTGACTAAACACGGTCAGCTCATATAAACCAGCtttttataaaacctttttttttctgcagatttgttgaaactgtctcTATGTCGTGACCGTGTagaagacagataatctgtgaataaattgagctcctctgccttcactcagtgctatctagaaacaaccaatcagagccaggaggcgggtcttagcgctgtcaatcaaaccCATGTGTGAGAATGCTAAGATTAGTTAGCATAGCCATCAAAACAGGTTTCCTGTGGAAATGTGAGTTATTTCTCACCATTACCTCATGTGGCAGCAAGTACATGAGGGTGATTGatagtgctaagaccctcctcctggctctgattggttgcttctgaccgggagcggtgcatttcttcagatggcaaccACAgcacagggaggaggtggaggagcttgatcttttcacagatttttttgtctcataTATGTGTGATGACacggttttaacaaatatgtgaaaaaaaacattttaaaaaaagtttaaagtgcaaaaacatcccaataattttctattttcttgtCAGAGCTGCGTTTGGTTTCCATGGTGGAAACGCTGACACAAGGTGTTGGAGGGCAGGTCTCATCACATCCAAGCTGCTCatattgaaatgtatttaatatttaaaacgcAATTCATGACATAATAAGGGTCTCCCTGTCATATTGGCATACATAAATAGAGAGGAGAGATGCCGCCTATGATTTAGCGGCTCAGACTGCCTCCATGTCTGAACTCGCTCAGTAGACAAATCCCACACATTCCGGAGGAAATGTTCAATCTCCTTCCCAATCAGCTGTTTGACAGCTGAGCTAGCAGACCTGATTAGCTAGTGACGTTGATGGAGAGAGAGTTTCCTGTTACCATGTTGGCATTCCTGCCTGCTGAAACCGGCACAGTTCTCCTTGTTGGCTCCGGCAGTAATTCCCCCCGCCCACCTTCCATGACTTCAGGATCAGAATTCCAGAAGCATTCCAGTGGTTTTCCTCTCCAAACATCTCTCTCTTCtcctagaaaataaaaaaaaaactcttcactGATACAATGCAGATGTGCTACAGTCCGATCTGATGCGGGAACAACGTTGTTTAactgtaaatttattaaaaggTTAACTtgtattacattatttttttcagttctcaTTAGTCTATTACTTTAAAAATTCCTGCTATATTCAGATCAACTGACTAATAGTCAAACTGaattgcagttatttttttttagcttcatgCTTCTGTGCTTTGATTTATCTCTAAACTGAATTCAAAAAGCAGCTTGCACTAAATGTATAAAGTTACATAAACAACTAGCAGATGCCTGGTTTTTAAATGCACATTGTAAAGGACAGAGATGGGTCTTGTGCAAAAGCATCAACTATAAGAGCAGATGATTTGTATTGAATCAGAAGAGTCGGCTCCCACTTTGTTTTTCCATTCGCTGCTCAGCTCTCACTCTCAGTGGCTCCGCCCTCCTCACAGcagaactttgttttgattggctCATCTAATACTGACAGTCTTCTCGAAAGCAGAGCAAATATTAACTAAGAGGAGGAGCCGCATCAACCCATCCGGGCTGAGGTGTTAGATTGTTTTGAATGCTAACCTGCAGTGCAGACATAGTCGGATTGCTGAGTTTGGTTCTGTTTGAgagatttgttaaaaatgttttcctaattTGTTCttgtgtcaaataaaaattttaaaatgtaattaaaatattaaaagaacaaacagaacaaatacataACATTTGACAAGTACACAAGTCttactgctttttgtttttcccagttTGCCATCCAAAAATATGTCTagatatttgaatatttaatactATATGGTGGAACTCTGAGTATTTTTCCCCTCTGGCAACATATTTGTACAATTTTCCTGTTATTGTACTTGGCTagtctttttatatatttaaattttaatggtTGTTCAGGTTAGGAATGCACTAACCCATTCCTAACCCAGATTTTAGGGTTAGGAATGTTCACAGAACTTCCCATTCCATGAACTTTGGAATGGGAAGTTCAAATATCAGAACTTTTCTGATATTTTATCTCGggtataaaatataaatccaaTATAGAAAACAGctctgaattgacttaaaacgtgTCTTTattcacacacagacataaatgtgctGAATTACAAGCAGATAAAAAGTAGCcttttcaatgcatttttagCAATGCTATTCATGTACAAAATCACTGTAACATAAGCCTATTCTATTCCTTTGTTTAATGGTAAAGAGTATGTGATTCTCTTTCCTGATCAAGTTAAATCACAGGTGTAAGTTGACCTAATGGAAATCTGCTGAATGAATTAAGAATATGTGCAGTATATGTAATTTTTCCATAATTTCCTTGTTTCAGGCCACCAGAGGAACTGTTAAAGCCAGCACTAACTTCAAAGCCAGTGCAGATGCTGAGGTTCTGCAGAAAGCCATGAAAGGATTGGGTAAGATCCTCATCCTGCGGTCAAATCTGCAGCAGACCGGTGAATGTTTTAGGGAAGGCCGTGTAGTAAGCAGTGATCCCCACCCACTCAACCAGCAGTGAGTCATGAACACGTGAGCAGCTGAGGGCAACATGAAACTCCTCTGTGGGCGCAAGCAGACCTGCTGACTGTGACGCTGGGCCGTGTTTGTGTGGGCTATGCTGATCCAACCAAGAATCCTCCTAAATGGATTGGGCTTGTTATTGTGGTTACATAACATGGGTGTCATGTGAGAGTCACTATCGTGGCTCGCCTGAGTAACCATGGTGTTTGTTGCCGTAGGGACCGACGAGGATGCcatcctgcagctgctgacTGCTCGCAGCAACGCCCAACGACAGGAGATCAAGGCGGCCTACAAGACTCTGTTTGGAAAGGTCAGGGTGCAAGTTCCTGTAGAgcttgacctttaacctttaatgAAGAGTGAACCTGACATCACTCTGGCCCTAGACACTTCTGTGTGGTTTTCCTGAATTTAAGTCGTTGCATGTTAAAAACGTTATGAAATCACCTTCAAGTTTGCGTTTGCTGAATTCACTGAATACATTCCTTTTAaatgtatgtaacttttacaaaagaaacattttttcacaaatttgttgaaattgttaCTACATGGTGATggtatggtatgagacagataatcagtgaaaaaaatttaaacctgccttctcccagtgctaactagaaataACTAATCAGAACCATGAGGAGGGTGttggcgctgtcaatcaccctctgtGTGACGCTGCTTATCCCTCATTTGCTCTCGGCTACGCTGCAGCTAGTAGAGCCagttgtgaatgctcaggctagatAGCCATGCCACCGTAAATGGCAGttaaactgttttcctgtaacagtgagttgtttctccacaaGTAGCACAATTAGCAGTGAGTACAcaaagttgattgacagcggtAAGGCACTCCTCTTGACTCTGATGGTTTTTGACTGGGAGCTACTACTgccatttcttcagatggctgTAGTAGCTCAGGTAGATTAATGTTTTTCATGGggttgttttagatttttatctgcaGGACCAGTGAAATGGTCTAGCATAAAAGGTTGTGTATGCTGCCTTATCTAATATCTTtaggtgaaaaaatattttaactccTGAGATTTTATCTCAGGTTGTTGTTCCACATAATGTTTGGCATTAAACACATTGCTACCACATTTAAAGGTGTCAAATGTTTAGAAATGCATACAGTCAATCTGTATTGGTAAGAGCAGGTAGCATAGCAGCTGACCGCGGCATTAGCCGACTCCAATGTTTTTCAAACAGCTGGTTAAACTGGGTCTGACTTCAGAGGGGAATGGAACCAGAATTGTTTCACTCTCCATCTATAACGCCATTAGTCTGTAAAGGCTTTATAGActttaagttatttaaatgaTGCTACAGATAGACTGTGAAACCAAAGATGACTACAAAGGAAAGTCACTAGCTAGCTTAGCAATTGAGAGCCAAAAACATGACCATaaggttaattggtctttctaaattgcCTTTAgctatgagtgtgtgtgtgtgtgtgtgatgaactggtgacctgtccagagtgtaTCCTTCCTCTCACCCAGTAAACTCTTTAGATGGGCACCAGCCCCCATGTTGACCCTGCAGGGATAAGTCTCAAACAGAGACACATCTGACACATTTTTTGAGATGCATTGTGATGCAGTAACTTTAATGTGTTCTTCATGATGTCAGGATCTGGTGGACGACCTGAAGGGAGAGCTGGGCGGTAAATTCGAGACGCTGGTCGTGGCTCTTATGACTCCGCCTCTCACCTATGACGTGACATGCCTTCGAAATGCCATCAAGGTATCAGACATGAGGCTGATTTAAAGCTTTCAGTGACTCTCTATTGAAAgcttgtctgtttgttttttgttgacatttccCTCTTTTGACCTGTAGGGGGCAGGAACAGATGAGAAGGTTCTGGTGGAGATACTTTCCTCTAGAACAGCTCAGCAGGTGAAGGACATAGTTGCTGCTTACAGACAAGGTGAGGCTTCCACAGATGCTCTGTTGATCACCTGACACGGAGCTCTTTGAGATCACCACACTATAATTTGGATGAGAAACTGTTCAACATAAACAGCTATTAGGATGTTTTCCCACCAAAACACTTCCTGGACTTTACTGAGCATGTGGCTCCAGTCTTGTTAAGAACTGGTTTGGTGTTTCAGTTCCAGAGAGCCGAATCAGTGCCGCTTCATTACATGACTAGGAATCTGTTGTGATAAATGCTGgattatttctgagtttttgagtagttttgtttttttttggactaaAGCCTCCTTATGAGGGTTGAGTACTTTACCCCTGCACCACAGCCGTGCCcgtattttgagtttttctatGGGCTCACTGTGGAGAGAGATGGTTGATTCATTCAAATCAAAACAGACGGAGGGTGGATCTCATGCACCATTAAAGCACTTGATTTGGAGTCAGGTCGTTGTCCGACATTAGGTTGCAGTgatgcgtttccattacaaatgtgctcaaGACTTTGCAATCACTGCGTTTCctatacaaaacaaaattaaaatcacatgtgagtaagtttgttcatgcaatcAGTTACTAAAAAACATGCCACGCCAACTATTCCCTGTCTTCTGCTTTGTtgtttgtgccagtggcaacatccaggTGTTGACCATGTGACTTGTATGATgccaaaaaatgtttccatttcagttttgcgaagtaattattttttttttatacgtCCAGAAAAACCACCTCACCCTACCACTAAAGAtcttttggtaacactttatttgaaggggtgtgcagaagactgacatgacgctgtcagaaacatgacataacacccgttatgaacatgaaggagacTTTATGAATGGTTACGACTCTTGTACTGAAGTGCCATTTGGTAACTAAAGACATGttaaatgcaaagttgacaattttaatagatttttaatgtaaagctTAATGGAACTtagcattaaaagtgtcattatttaccaaaaaatgctaagttgacacttttaatacactTTTAATCCAACCTTTAGTGCAACTTTGCAATAAAAGTGTCATTACTTACCGATTGCCTCTTCAtgacagtcataaacattcataaagactccttcgtGTTCATAACAGATGTTATATCAtgtatgacagtgtcatgtcagccttatgcacaccccttcaaataaagtgttaccgtgTTTTGTAATcaaattgctgtgtttctgttaagcaaatttatttttgcagcttgtGACATTTGTACAACACATTTCCTCTCTTAATGCCGCTATCATCAAGAGAGAGATTGGTCGTGTTGTTACGACTGGTTAACACGTAGTTGTCTGTGCTCacagcttcacacacacacgtctgTTCTTGGTCAAGGACATTTAAGCTCAACATGTTCATTCTGCCAACGTTCTGGACGGGAGACGTTCTTTAGTCTCTGGTGAGCAGAAGGAGCTCCTGGGTTggaaacaaatcaaagtgtttgaCACACagtggttgtgtttgtgtttccctCAGAGTATGACGACGACTTAGAGGAGGATGTATGTGGGGACACATCAGGTCACTTCAAGAGACTCCTGGTGATTCTCCTTCAGGTCAGTCTGAGTAGTTCCTCTTCTCTGgttttcctcttctcttctgtttctacagtatttttttaaaaatctccttCCAGGCGAAAAGGCAGTCGGGAATCCAGGAGGGCAACATCGAGACTGATGCTCAGGTGagtctgtattttgttttctctgtgatGAGGGTGTAGCATCATGCAGGATCTTCTGATCAGCTCTCCTGAATGAATGCAGTTAAGAGCCtttttgtgtcgtttctttGACTTTGTATGACTTTGTGATTCTTTACTGCAACATAAATGCAATCCAGAAA
Proteins encoded in this region:
- the anxa5b gene encoding annexin A5b, whose protein sequence is MLLEEAAWRHGTHRGVVSALQSLLVVSSCRPSLLSAGCARSFSRRLHLSDHLEKPPKIFKMATRGTVKASTNFKASADAEVLQKAMKGLGTDEDAILQLLTARSNAQRQEIKAAYKTLFGKDLVDDLKGELGGKFETLVVALMTPPLTYDVTCLRNAIKGAGTDEKVLVEILSSRTAQQVKDIVAAYRQEYDDDLEEDVCGDTSGHFKRLLVILLQAKRQSGIQEGNIETDAQALFKAGEEKYGTDEQSFVTILGNRSAQHLRKVFDAYMKMSGYEMEESIQRETSGGLKDLLLAVVKCARSVPAYFAETLYYAMKGAGTDDNTLIRVMVSRSEVDLLDIRAEFRKMFACSLHSMIKGDTGGDYRKTLLLLCGGDDA